One window from the genome of Trichoplusia ni isolate ovarian cell line Hi5 chromosome 13, tn1, whole genome shotgun sequence encodes:
- the LOC113500207 gene encoding cleavage and polyadenylation specificity factor subunit CG7185, with product MVEGGVDIDLYADDIESDFNRQDDFGGENVDLYDDVIAAPATKPDDGDGPPNPAPQHQHPPEETNGSVPYHNNASNHGHHGRRFQLYVGNLTWWATDQDIANAVGDIGVTDFQDVKFFENRANGQSKGFCVISLGSDQSIRMVMDRLPKKEIHGQHPVVTLPTKQALNQFESQSKTRSTPPGPNNPGMRGPHPGGPPGPHPGEFFGGGPNGPGGNGPRMMMAGGAPHHPLRGPAGGHHGHGPHPHGPPHHLPQHQGPPPHHLPHQGPPPHQGPPPRGPPMQVSFNFLFLRKIYFEDLYDCRIFMKQFQGPPQLQRGPGGPGGPGGPGGRPGPDWGPRGPPQQLPPHPAPQYGPPQHQMPHQMPPPHPGGGAGLPPGHAGLAVPRGPAPLPHHPGMPPYQGVGGGAPAPHVNPAFFAQQPPVQPQPTVQPPPQPGPPGPGAPYGHPAHGPPPTTQGPPPTARQPYGRPPQSYPAAAEGGRGAHHGGALAHGAHPAHAPHAPHAPHAAHAPHAAHAPHAGISEAEFEEVMSRNRTVSSSAIARAVSDAAAGEYASAIETLVTAISLIKQSKVAHDDRCKILISSLQDTLHGVETKSYGSGERRRSRSRDRDARAHHRAPRRRDRSASRYRDRSRDRDERDRYRERSRERDRERDRDAYYRDYRDRERDRSRSRERERADHYNRGHSREERPRKSPVEPAAEGGAGDAAGAKSRAAAAPYYDERYRERRDREPPPPERERDHRRDARH from the exons ATGGTGGAAGGAGGCGTGGATATAGATTTATACGCCGACGATATTGAATCTGATTTTAATCGTCAG GACGATTTCGGCGGTGAAAATGTGGATTTATACGACGACGTAATCGCCGCGCCAGCAACAAAACCGGACGACGGCGATGGACCTCCGAACCCGGCACCGCAGCACCAGCATCCTCCGGAGGAAACCAACGGCAGCGTCCCCTATCACAACAACGCATCAAACCACGGCCATCATGGCCGCCGTTTTCAACTTTACGTCGGCAACCTAACTTGG TGGGCGACGGACCAAGACATAGCTAACGCCGTCGGAGACATTGGCGTTACTGATTTCCAAGACGTGAAGTTCTTCGAGAATAGGGCGAATGGACAGTCGAAGGGATTCTGCGTCATATCCCTCGGCTCAGACCAGTCCATAAGGATGGTAATGGACCGACTGCCCAAGAAAGAGATACACGGACAGCATCCAGTCGTCACATTACCCACTAAACAG GCATTGAACCAGTTTGAGAGTCAGTCTAAGACTAGATCAACCCCACCCGGCCCTAACAATCCGGGTATGAGAGGACCACACCCAGGCGGACCGCCTGGACCACACCCTGGAG AATTCTTCGGCGGAGGTCCTAACGGACCAGGCGGCAATGGGCCGCGCATGATGATGGCCGGCGGCGCGCCCCACCACCCGCTGCGGGGCCCGGCGGGCGGCCACCACGGCCACGGGCCGCACCCGCACGGCCCGCCGCACCATCTGCCGCAGCACCAGGGCCCGCCGCCGCACCATCTGCCCCACCAGGGCCCGCCGCCGCACCAGGGCCCGCCGCCCAGGGGGCCGCCCATGCAGGTATCATTcaactttttgtttcttagaaAAATCTACTTTGAAGATTTATATGACTGCCGTATT tttatgaaacagTTCCAAGGCCCGCCTCAGCTGCAGCGCGGGCCAGGCGGCCCCGGCGGGCCAGGCGGGCCGGGCGGCCGGCCGGGCCCGGACTGGGGCCCACGCGGGCCCCCGCAGCAGCTGCCGCCGCACCCTGCGCCTCAGTACGGACCCCCACAACACCAGATGCCTCACCAAATGCCCCCGCCGCACCCG GGCGGCGGAGCGGGCTTGCCGCCCGGGCACGCGGGGCTGGCCGTCCCGCGCGGCCCGGCGCCGCTGCCGCATCACCCAGGTATGCCCCCCTACCAAG GCGTGGGTGGCGGGGCGCCTGCTCCCCACGTGAACCCCGCGTTCTTCGCGCAGCAGCCGCCCGTACAGCCGCAGCCCACGGTgcagccgccgccgcagccCGGACCTCCCG GTCCCGGAGCTCCATATGGGCACCCAGCGCATGGCCCACCGCCAACCACGCAGGGTCCGCCGCCTACTGCTAGACAACCCTACGGAAGACCTCCACAA AGCTACCCCGCGGCGGCGgagggcgggcgcggcgcgcacCACGGCGGCGCGCTGGCGCACGGCGCGCACCccgcgcacgcgccgcacgcgccgcacgcgccgcacgccgcccacgcgccgcacgccgcgcacgcgccgcacgccggCATCAGCGAGGCCGAGTTCGAGGAGGTCATGTCGCGCAACCGCACCGTCTCCTCCAGCGCCATCGCGCGCGCCGTCAGCGACGCCGCCGCCGGCGAGTACGCCTCCGCCATCGAGACGCTCGTCACCGCCATCTCGCTCATTAAGCAGAGCAAG GTGGCTCACGACGACCGCTGCAAGATACTCATCTCATCGTTACAAGACACGCTGCACGGCGTGGAGACCAAATCTTACGGCAGTGGCGAGAGGCGGCGCTCCCGCTCGCGAGACCGCGACGCGCGCGCCCACcaccgcgcgccgcgccgccgcgacCGCTCCGCCTCGCGCTACCGGGACCGCAGCCGCGACCGCGACGAGCGAGACAG GTACAGGGAACGTTCCAGGGAACGTGATCGTGAACGCGACCGCGATGC GTATTACAGGGATTACCGTGACCGCGAACGTGACAGGTCCCGCTCTAGGGAAAGGGAACGTGCGGATCACTACAATAGGGGTCACAGTCGAGAGGAGAG